A genomic window from Thermoanaerobaculia bacterium includes:
- a CDS encoding efflux transporter outer membrane subunit, giving the protein MRNSILRLLVILLTGYSTACHLGPEPIRPVNPAETAEAYIHDPHPDSGKAPAVSRWWERFHQPELNRLVEEALENNIDLQTSGAKVAEALATLESVRGSLWPQAQMDGSGSRQKTSFVLPSIGRTSVYSTTYSLDLSVSYQVDLFGRLSRTRQAAQADFLAVEADREALIHTVVASTVRAWVQTAALQNQLELARRDLQSWSDSVQSMELRYANGLLSSLDLRRARENLASAKVRVEELTRSVKLSLHAIDVLTGKKPGTGFVQPASLETMPIPELVPPGLPGDLLDRRPDLRGSEFRAMAATARVGASMANLFPSLSLTGAVGTRSDTLKNLTSSDGLIYSAILGIVTPLFKGGQLRAEVRASRARMDAAASTYAGRVLTALREVEDALVRESSARTILQESGIRVREAKAAETLTRDRYNGGISPYLTFLDAGRQARSAENQYLLALNELWTARVDLYLALGGDWETSAEMNDEPLPTTPGGSHD; this is encoded by the coding sequence ATGCGTAATTCTATCTTGAGACTCCTGGTCATACTCCTCACCGGATATTCCACAGCCTGTCACCTTGGACCGGAACCCATCCGTCCGGTCAACCCCGCCGAAACCGCAGAAGCCTACATCCACGATCCTCATCCTGATAGCGGGAAAGCACCGGCCGTTTCCCGCTGGTGGGAGCGGTTTCATCAGCCCGAATTGAATCGTCTCGTAGAGGAAGCCCTGGAAAACAATATCGATCTTCAAACCTCAGGGGCAAAGGTGGCGGAGGCCCTGGCCACTCTGGAGTCCGTTCGGGGAAGCCTCTGGCCTCAGGCTCAGATGGATGGAAGCGGCTCGAGGCAAAAGACCTCATTTGTCCTTCCCTCAATTGGACGTACTTCCGTCTATTCGACGACCTATTCCCTCGATCTCAGCGTCAGTTACCAGGTCGACCTCTTTGGCCGGCTTTCCCGGACACGGCAGGCGGCGCAGGCTGACTTCCTTGCCGTGGAGGCCGATCGGGAAGCTCTGATCCATACGGTTGTCGCTTCCACAGTGCGGGCATGGGTTCAGACGGCCGCCCTGCAGAATCAGCTCGAACTCGCACGAAGGGATCTGCAAAGCTGGTCCGACTCGGTGCAGAGCATGGAGCTGCGGTACGCGAACGGTCTCCTTTCTTCCCTGGATCTCCGCAGGGCCCGGGAGAACCTGGCCTCAGCAAAGGTCAGAGTGGAAGAGCTGACCCGATCGGTGAAGCTTTCCCTTCACGCGATCGACGTTCTCACCGGAAAGAAGCCGGGTACGGGTTTTGTCCAACCCGCCTCTCTGGAAACCATGCCCATTCCGGAGCTGGTTCCTCCGGGTCTTCCCGGAGATCTCCTCGACCGCCGACCCGATCTCCGGGGTTCCGAGTTCCGTGCCATGGCGGCCACCGCGCGGGTTGGAGCCTCCATGGCCAACCTCTTCCCCTCTCTTTCCCTGACCGGCGCCGTGGGCACAAGGTCCGACACCCTGAAGAACCTGACCTCCTCCGATGGGCTGATCTATTCCGCCATTCTCGGGATCGTAACCCCTCTCTTTAAGGGCGGGCAGCTACGGGCGGAGGTACGGGCATCCCGGGCACGGATGGACGCCGCCGCATCCACATACGCGGGGCGGGTCCTGACCGCGCTCCGGGAGGTGGAAGATGCCCTCGTAAGAGAATCCTCCGCCCGAACTATCCTGCAGGAATCGGGTATCCGCGTCCGGGAAGCAAAGGCAGCGGAAACCCTGACCCGTGATCGGTATAACGGGGGGATCTCTCCCTATCTGACCTTTCTCGATGCCGGACGCCAGGCCCGATCGGCGGAGAACCAGTATCTTCTGGCCCTGAACGAACTGTGGACGGCTCGCGTCGATCTCTACCTGGCCCTGGGTGGAGATTGGGAAACATCCGCAGAAATGAACGATGAACCATTGCCAACGACTCCAGGAGGTTCCCATGACTGA
- a CDS encoding TetR/AcrR family transcriptional regulator: MREISQDPESLVTRDRILKAAEFFFSEKGFEATSIRDITSEAGCNIAAVNYHFGSKEKLYETLFRTTLSRLTELRVQRITEVAERKDPPPSIEDVLDAFVRSFLEPLLNPTEGPRFIRILQWEMLHPVLPKSLFSEEMIQPTMEASVYALKNACPGLQSPHLQLCMMSVVGQVFHLVHMQGFFRDMKPEIIARLDLETLIRHVVTFSSAGIRRFTETC; this comes from the coding sequence ATGAGAGAAATAAGCCAGGACCCGGAATCTCTGGTAACCCGGGATCGAATCCTGAAGGCCGCGGAATTCTTTTTTTCCGAAAAGGGTTTTGAAGCTACGTCCATCCGGGATATCACCTCGGAGGCCGGGTGCAACATCGCGGCGGTCAACTACCACTTTGGGTCCAAGGAAAAGTTGTATGAAACACTCTTTCGAACAACTCTATCCCGGCTCACAGAATTACGGGTTCAACGCATTACTGAAGTCGCAGAACGCAAAGATCCTCCCCCATCCATTGAAGACGTTTTGGATGCTTTTGTCCGTTCCTTTCTCGAACCCCTTCTGAACCCAACCGAGGGACCCCGATTTATCCGAATCCTTCAATGGGAAATGCTCCATCCCGTTCTCCCGAAATCCCTCTTCAGCGAAGAGATGATCCAGCCAACGATGGAAGCCTCCGTGTACGCCCTCAAGAATGCATGCCCCGGATTACAATCGCCCCATCTTCAACTCTGCATGATGTCTGTGGTGGGCCAGGTCTTTCACCTGGTTCACATGCAGGGCTTTTTTCGGGACATGAAACCCGAGATCATCGCCAGGCTCGATCTGGAGACCCTGATCCGCCATGTGGTTACCTTCTCTTCGGCAGGTATTCGTCGTTTCACGGAGACGTGCTGA
- a CDS encoding zinc metalloprotease HtpX — translation MNTLRVFFFMFLLTALLAVAGELFGGRQGLIMALIFAGIMNLGSYLFSDKIVLAMYRAKPVTEAQAPELYSLIQTLASRAGLPMPKIAIIPQAQPNAFATGRDHHHAVVAVTTGILESMNRDELEGVLAHELAHIKNYDMLIGTIAATMAGAIAFLPRIFLFSGGSRDREGAGNALALIAMIILPIAALLIKMAMSRAKEFRADRVGAEISGNPRGLASALAKLGQLSRRVPLRGSEATSHLFIVHPFSGGMASWFSTHPPIPERIKRLEAMAVGGK, via the coding sequence ATGAACACGCTTCGCGTCTTTTTCTTTATGTTTCTTCTCACGGCCCTGCTGGCCGTTGCCGGTGAACTCTTCGGAGGCCGTCAGGGCCTGATCATGGCCCTTATCTTTGCCGGAATCATGAACCTGGGCAGCTATCTCTTTTCCGACAAGATTGTCCTTGCGATGTACCGCGCCAAACCTGTGACCGAGGCCCAGGCCCCGGAGCTCTATTCTTTAATTCAGACTCTTGCCTCCCGTGCCGGCCTCCCCATGCCCAAAATCGCCATCATTCCCCAGGCCCAGCCCAATGCCTTTGCCACGGGACGGGACCATCACCATGCCGTGGTAGCGGTTACGACGGGGATCCTGGAGTCAATGAACCGGGATGAACTCGAAGGTGTCCTGGCCCATGAGCTCGCCCATATCAAGAATTACGACATGCTGATCGGAACGATTGCGGCGACGATGGCCGGGGCCATTGCCTTCCTGCCCCGCATCTTCCTTTTCTCCGGAGGAAGCCGTGACCGAGAAGGTGCGGGGAATGCCCTGGCTCTGATCGCCATGATCATTCTGCCCATCGCGGCCCTTTTGATCAAGATGGCGATGAGCCGGGCCAAGGAATTCCGGGCTGACCGCGTTGGTGCCGAGATTTCCGGAAACCCCCGCGGCCTTGCCAGCGCGCTGGCCAAGCTGGGACAACTCTCCCGCCGGGTCCCCCTCCGGGGCTCCGAAGCCACGAGCCATCTGTTCATCGTCCACCCCTTCTCGGGTGGAATGGCCTCCTGGTTTTCGACCCACCCCCCCATTCCGGAAAGAATCAAGCGCCTGGAAGCCATGGCTGTCGGAGGAAAATAA
- a CDS encoding GAF domain-containing protein — translation MTWTLTDGELGTMTKDVAYEYAWKAFNEMIHDPKEKLDEIAIMSTLCSLLHTLHSHMFWVGFYRVTQPGLLVIGPYQGTPGCLTIAFTRGVCGQAAREKRIIVVPDTRLHPDHIACDARSRSEIVLPVFNPKGDLIAVLDVDSTEPDAFDETDRKWLSKLLGAIQHHL, via the coding sequence ATGACCTGGACACTTACCGATGGCGAACTCGGCACGATGACCAAGGATGTAGCTTACGAGTATGCCTGGAAAGCCTTCAACGAAATGATTCACGACCCGAAGGAAAAGCTGGATGAGATCGCCATCATGTCCACGCTCTGCTCCCTGCTCCATACTCTCCATTCCCATATGTTCTGGGTAGGTTTCTATCGCGTAACCCAGCCCGGCCTCCTCGTGATCGGCCCCTACCAGGGGACCCCGGGATGTCTGACCATCGCCTTTACGCGGGGAGTATGTGGACAGGCGGCCAGGGAGAAGCGGATCATCGTGGTTCCCGATACCCGACTGCACCCCGATCATATCGCCTGCGATGCCCGGTCCCGCTCCGAGATTGTTCTTCCCGTCTTTAATCCCAAGGGCGACCTCATCGCCGTTCTGGATGTCGATTCCACGGAACCCGATGCCTTTGATGAAACCGACAGAAAATGGCTTTCCAAACTGCTCGGTGCCATCCAGCATCATCTCTGA
- a CDS encoding DUF1028 domain-containing protein, whose amino-acid sequence MNRIMIGIFLAVSLFAAALHATYSIVAWDGEEMGVAVQSHWYSVGTVVSWAEPGLGVVATQSFSEIAYGPLGLQLLNAGYSPADALTMLLAADPQREARQVALLDISGRVAAHTGNRCIPKAGHIEGDHFSVQANLMMRDTVWSAMAEAFRSSEGQPLAERLIQALEAAEGEGGDIRGRQSAALRVVKVKPQGAPWKNVVVDIRVDDSTEPLAELRRIWGVHRTYDAMNAGDEALASGDVSRAMKMYEEAAALSPDNVEVRFWQGVTLWESGEKKKAMAVLQPILEKEEAWREVLIRLPEAGLFSKEDVWDIIRGSVGKTVHPPTTSP is encoded by the coding sequence ATGAATCGAATCATGATCGGAATCTTTCTTGCCGTAAGCCTGTTTGCAGCAGCTCTCCATGCGACGTACTCCATCGTGGCCTGGGATGGTGAGGAAATGGGGGTGGCTGTACAGAGCCACTGGTACTCGGTCGGGACGGTCGTATCCTGGGCAGAGCCCGGATTGGGGGTGGTGGCGACTCAGTCCTTCAGTGAAATCGCATACGGTCCACTCGGGCTTCAACTCCTCAATGCAGGCTATTCACCGGCGGATGCCCTCACCATGCTTCTGGCCGCCGATCCTCAGCGGGAGGCCCGCCAGGTTGCCCTTCTTGACATAAGCGGGAGAGTCGCCGCCCATACGGGAAACCGATGTATCCCGAAAGCGGGCCACATTGAAGGCGATCACTTTTCGGTGCAGGCCAACCTGATGATGCGGGATACCGTATGGAGTGCGATGGCGGAGGCCTTTCGATCTTCTGAGGGGCAGCCTCTGGCCGAAAGGCTGATCCAAGCCCTTGAAGCGGCCGAAGGGGAGGGGGGAGATATCCGTGGACGCCAGTCCGCTGCACTGCGCGTTGTAAAAGTGAAACCTCAGGGAGCCCCCTGGAAAAACGTCGTCGTGGATATCCGTGTAGATGATTCGACCGAACCTCTGGCTGAACTTCGCAGGATCTGGGGTGTCCATCGCACATACGATGCCATGAATGCCGGAGACGAGGCCCTTGCCTCGGGGGATGTCTCCCGGGCGATGAAGATGTACGAAGAGGCCGCCGCCCTGAGCCCCGACAACGTGGAGGTACGGTTCTGGCAGGGGGTGACCCTGTGGGAATCGGGAGAGAAGAAAAAGGCTATGGCGGTTCTACAGCCTATCCTGGAAAAGGAGGAAGCCTGGAGGGAGGTCCTGATCCGGCTTCCGGAGGCGGGCCTCTTTTCGAAGGAGGATGTCTGGGATATCATCCGGGGATCCGTGGGGAAGACGGTCCATCCGCCAACAACTTCCCCCTGA
- a CDS encoding efflux RND transporter periplasmic adaptor subunit, translated as MFRNPSIRTPISCLLFAGLLIFSLSSCSRARGETPDIGVPYRDTTVTRSTFRTVVTADGSVEPIDRVEIKSKASGQIITLPVEEGDSVRKGQLIARLDQKDETAAVAQASADVDIARAQLTSAQRAYERRENLLQQNLISQEEYDGQALQLAVAKGNLLRATTTLDRAQERLDEAVVQAPVSGIVLKKYVEEGQIISSGTSTVTGGTAIVDIADLRSVYIVAGINEIDIASVRVGLRVGVTTDAYPQDRNRGIVVRISPEARLDQNVTLFDVVVKVENPDLRLKPGMNAHITIPVIEKPDVLLLPVLAVQGGKNGEEEYVYVKSRAGYEPKPVKIGLRNFRDCEVLEGLEEGDVVGIPMRTQLKEENDRRENRFRSSRELGIGSRSPRS; from the coding sequence ATGTTTCGAAACCCGTCTATTCGCACCCCAATATCATGCCTGCTCTTTGCGGGACTTCTGATTTTTTCCCTTTCTTCCTGCAGCCGCGCCCGGGGAGAAACCCCGGACATCGGAGTCCCGTACAGGGATACCACCGTAACCCGTTCCACCTTCCGCACGGTCGTCACCGCGGACGGATCCGTGGAGCCCATTGACCGGGTGGAAATCAAGTCCAAGGCGAGCGGTCAGATCATCACCCTCCCTGTGGAGGAGGGAGATTCGGTCAGGAAGGGACAGCTGATTGCCCGCCTCGACCAGAAGGATGAGACGGCCGCTGTCGCACAGGCCAGTGCCGATGTCGATATCGCCCGGGCTCAGCTGACCAGCGCCCAGCGGGCGTATGAGCGGAGGGAAAACCTTCTTCAGCAGAACCTCATCTCCCAGGAGGAATACGATGGACAGGCCCTCCAGCTGGCCGTGGCCAAAGGGAACCTTCTGCGGGCCACGACGACCCTGGACCGGGCCCAGGAGAGGCTGGACGAAGCTGTTGTCCAGGCGCCCGTCTCCGGCATCGTTTTGAAAAAGTACGTGGAGGAAGGCCAGATCATCTCGTCGGGAACCAGCACGGTCACCGGAGGGACGGCCATCGTGGACATTGCCGATCTGCGGAGCGTCTATATCGTGGCAGGGATTAACGAGATCGATATCGCCTCCGTGAGGGTGGGACTGCGGGTCGGTGTGACAACGGATGCCTACCCGCAGGACCGGAATCGGGGCATCGTCGTCCGGATTTCGCCCGAGGCCCGACTGGATCAAAACGTCACTCTCTTCGACGTGGTCGTCAAGGTCGAAAACCCGGACCTTCGCCTCAAACCGGGGATGAACGCCCACATCACCATCCCGGTGATCGAAAAGCCCGATGTGCTTCTCCTTCCCGTTCTGGCTGTCCAGGGAGGGAAAAACGGGGAAGAGGAATATGTTTACGTGAAATCCCGGGCCGGGTATGAACCGAAGCCCGTGAAGATCGGCCTTCGCAACTTCCGCGACTGCGAAGTTCTTGAAGGGCTCGAGGAGGGTGACGTGGTGGGAATCCCCATGCGGACCCAGCTGAAGGAGGAGAATGACCGCCGGGAAAACCGGTTCCGAAGCAGCCGGGAGCTGGGAATCGGCTCCAGATCCCCCCGATCCTGA
- a CDS encoding ABC transporter permease, whose protein sequence is MMILENIRIAIQSLAKNPLRSMLTLIGIAVGIAAVLYVVTLGEVTQRRIQAQLESLGSNVLVIRPDFGSSRGVRTGSSVVSLTWDDAKEIDKVSRVIEEVSPVKSESGIAVYRDQNWTTRITGVTPSYFEINNEQLTGGRFIEEEDDARRMRVCVLGATVRGNLFGDASPVGEDILLRSKRFKVIGVLKAKGESWSSPDDQVFIPITTAQERIFGTTYLSSILARLRAPSDIDEAYFDIETTLRSRHRIYPSQPNDFRVMRQDFFLTTIQDTNRELARFIILIALVSLVVGGIGIANVMLVSVTERTREIGLRRAIGARRRHIIFQFLSEAVVLCLLGGMAGLILGTLFNRFQIGAGWIIIWNWVFYSVAICGAVGVAAGLYPALHAAHQDIIESLRYE, encoded by the coding sequence ATGATGATCCTGGAAAACATCCGTATCGCCATCCAGAGCCTGGCGAAAAACCCGCTTCGATCGATGCTGACCCTGATCGGAATCGCCGTGGGGATCGCCGCCGTACTCTACGTTGTCACTCTGGGAGAGGTAACCCAGCGGCGGATCCAGGCACAGCTGGAATCGCTGGGATCCAACGTACTTGTTATCCGGCCCGATTTCGGATCTTCCCGGGGCGTTCGAACGGGAAGCAGTGTCGTGAGCCTGACCTGGGACGATGCGAAGGAGATCGATAAGGTATCCCGGGTGATCGAGGAAGTATCCCCGGTCAAATCCGAGTCCGGAATTGCGGTCTACCGGGATCAGAACTGGACGACACGGATCACCGGAGTCACGCCATCCTATTTCGAGATCAACAATGAACAGCTGACCGGGGGTCGGTTCATCGAGGAAGAGGACGACGCCCGGCGTATGAGAGTGTGCGTCCTGGGAGCCACCGTCCGGGGCAACCTGTTCGGCGACGCCTCTCCCGTGGGGGAGGATATACTGCTCCGGTCCAAAAGATTCAAGGTTATCGGGGTCCTCAAAGCCAAGGGGGAGAGCTGGTCCAGCCCCGACGACCAGGTCTTCATTCCCATCACAACGGCCCAGGAACGTATCTTCGGCACAACCTACCTCTCCTCCATCCTGGCCCGCCTCCGCGCACCCTCGGATATCGATGAAGCCTATTTCGACATTGAGACCACCCTGCGGAGCCGCCACCGGATCTATCCGAGCCAACCTAACGACTTCCGGGTCATGCGGCAGGACTTCTTTCTCACCACGATCCAGGACACCAACCGGGAACTTGCGCGGTTTATCATCCTGATCGCCCTCGTCTCTCTGGTCGTGGGAGGGATCGGAATTGCCAACGTCATGCTCGTGAGCGTGACGGAGCGGACCCGGGAAATCGGTCTCCGCCGCGCCATCGGGGCCCGCCGGCGCCATATCATCTTTCAGTTCCTGTCCGAGGCCGTGGTCCTCTGTCTCCTGGGAGGCATGGCCGGGCTGATCCTGGGGACCCTCTTCAACCGGTTCCAGATCGGAGCGGGGTGGATCATTATATGGAACTGGGTCTTTTACAGCGTGGCCATCTGCGGGGCCGTCGGCGTGGCGGCAGGACTCTATCCCGCTCTCCATGCGGCTCATCAGGACATCATCGAATCCCTCCGTTACGAGTGA
- the amrB gene encoding AmmeMemoRadiSam system protein B, whose product MMIGENRPHIRPLEAFPAVAQGGQPVVIFRDPLGIFRETLLLNPQTAHLVALMDGSRTIEDLRMGFFRAFGVLPGMGELDQLVADLESKGLLFGQTFDILAGEKVSAILKTGVRSAAHAGNAYPDSKEALESFLEPFLPGGRFLPDFPDLIVAPHLDLSLAVPAYSAAYDGLPSVEDLTVVLLGVAHQGLSQPLALCPLPFETPLGRTPLNEEAAKLWIEKTGHGEDMDLLAHTAEHSIEFQLLFLQKLFGADSFRILPFLVSLDPSGDLPDDAYFEMIKDFFLQLREETTVRFVAGIDLSHVGPRYGDPEPVSDSFMAEIERGDRDFLRACCEGNRLEMVSFLSEKGEKHRICGAGVLYLLSRIGFERITVKEYHVGWMKEVGSAVSCAALHGFLA is encoded by the coding sequence ATGATGATTGGAGAAAACCGCCCCCATATCCGTCCCCTTGAAGCCTTTCCCGCAGTCGCCCAGGGCGGCCAGCCCGTCGTGATCTTTCGGGATCCCCTCGGGATTTTCCGGGAGACCCTCCTGCTGAACCCCCAGACCGCCCACCTGGTCGCCCTCATGGATGGGAGCAGAACGATCGAGGACCTGCGAATGGGGTTCTTCCGGGCCTTCGGCGTCCTTCCCGGCATGGGAGAGCTCGACCAGCTCGTGGCCGACCTGGAGTCCAAGGGACTGCTTTTCGGACAAACCTTCGACATCCTTGCGGGAGAGAAGGTGTCCGCCATTCTTAAAACCGGCGTCCGATCGGCGGCCCATGCGGGCAATGCCTATCCGGATTCAAAAGAGGCCCTGGAATCGTTCCTGGAACCGTTCCTGCCTGGAGGTAGATTTCTCCCTGATTTTCCCGATCTCATCGTGGCGCCCCATCTGGACCTCTCTCTGGCCGTTCCGGCCTATTCAGCCGCCTACGACGGCCTTCCCTCCGTGGAAGATCTCACCGTGGTTCTCCTCGGCGTGGCCCACCAGGGCCTCTCTCAACCTCTAGCCCTCTGCCCCCTGCCCTTCGAGACTCCGCTCGGAAGGACTCCTCTCAACGAAGAGGCCGCGAAGCTGTGGATCGAAAAAACCGGCCACGGAGAGGACATGGACCTCCTGGCCCACACCGCGGAGCACTCGATCGAGTTTCAGCTTCTCTTCCTGCAGAAGCTCTTCGGTGCTGACAGCTTCCGGATCCTCCCCTTTCTCGTTAGCCTGGACCCCTCGGGTGACCTGCCCGATGATGCCTACTTCGAGATGATCAAAGATTTTTTCCTGCAGCTGCGTGAAGAGACCACGGTCCGATTTGTCGCGGGGATCGACCTCTCCCACGTCGGGCCACGGTACGGGGATCCCGAACCGGTATCGGATTCCTTCATGGCCGAAATCGAGCGGGGAGACCGGGACTTTCTCCGTGCCTGCTGCGAGGGGAACCGGCTGGAGATGGTTTCGTTCCTGTCCGAAAAGGGAGAAAAGCACCGCATCTGCGGCGCCGGCGTCCTCTACCTGCTCTCCCGAATCGGGTTCGAACGGATTACCGTAAAGGAATACCACGTTGGCTGGATGAAGGAAGTCGGTTCCGCTGTATCCTGCGCGGCCCTTCACGGCTTCCTGGCCTGA
- a CDS encoding adenylosuccinate synthase, with the protein MKNLVVLGMQWGDEGKGKIVDLLIPDYDINVRFQGGNNAGHTVKFGTQHFALHLIPSGILHEGKICVLGNGMVIDPEALTSEMEHLRSRGIRMDGNLFISDRAQLILPHHKLLDKAREDSLKERSIGTTGRGIGPSYESKIFRYGLRTGDLQDRDVMKMKLDKLIPALSGLLEKVYGVTSPGVEETIQFLDTYMESILPHLADTAVLINSMGQIGRSILFEGAQGTMLDVDHGTYPFVTSSNCTVGGVLTGSGASPHLLGSIMGVLKAYTTRVGGGPFPTELKDKFGDKLRSRGNEFGTTTGRPRRTGWLDLVAARYAVMLNGINQIALTKLDVLDDFEEIPICTKYRLKGTVVESPPAADKAMAKVSPDFDHLPGWAEQTTSVTRYEDLPANARHYVEYIEDFLKVKATIISTGPRREETIVRN; encoded by the coding sequence GTGAAGAATCTCGTGGTGCTTGGCATGCAATGGGGAGATGAGGGCAAAGGCAAGATCGTCGACCTTCTGATCCCCGATTACGACATCAACGTACGTTTCCAGGGCGGAAACAATGCCGGACACACGGTGAAATTCGGCACCCAGCACTTTGCCCTCCATCTTATCCCCTCCGGAATCCTCCATGAAGGCAAGATCTGTGTTCTGGGCAACGGCATGGTTATCGATCCCGAGGCGCTGACCTCTGAAATGGAACACCTCCGGTCCCGGGGAATCAGGATGGACGGCAACCTCTTCATCTCCGACCGGGCCCAGCTGATCCTTCCCCACCATAAACTGCTGGATAAAGCCCGTGAGGACAGCCTCAAGGAGCGAAGCATCGGCACCACGGGACGGGGAATCGGACCTTCCTACGAATCGAAAATTTTCCGGTACGGACTTCGTACGGGAGATCTCCAGGACCGGGACGTAATGAAGATGAAGCTGGACAAGCTGATTCCCGCACTGAGCGGACTGCTGGAGAAGGTCTACGGCGTCACCTCCCCCGGCGTGGAAGAAACGATCCAGTTTCTTGACACCTATATGGAATCGATCCTGCCCCACCTGGCCGATACGGCGGTTTTGATTAATTCAATGGGCCAGATCGGCCGTTCGATCCTCTTTGAGGGTGCTCAGGGGACGATGCTGGATGTCGATCATGGCACCTACCCCTTCGTCACCTCCTCCAACTGTACGGTCGGGGGCGTTCTCACCGGGTCCGGCGCTTCACCCCACCTTCTCGGGTCGATCATGGGAGTCCTCAAGGCGTACACCACCCGCGTGGGTGGAGGTCCTTTCCCGACGGAGCTGAAGGATAAGTTCGGAGACAAACTGAGAAGCCGTGGGAACGAGTTCGGAACGACCACCGGCAGGCCCCGGCGGACAGGGTGGCTTGACCTGGTGGCGGCGCGGTACGCCGTTATGCTGAACGGCATCAACCAGATCGCCCTTACCAAGCTGGATGTCCTGGACGACTTCGAGGAAATCCCCATCTGCACGAAGTACCGGCTCAAGGGTACCGTCGTGGAATCCCCGCCGGCGGCGGACAAGGCCATGGCGAAGGTTTCCCCCGATTTTGATCACCTCCCCGGATGGGCCGAGCAGACGACCAGTGTGACCCGTTATGAAGACCTGCCCGCCAATGCCCGCCACTACGTGGAATATATCGAGGACTTCCTCAAGGTGAAAGCCACCATCATCTCCACCGGCCCCAGGCGGGAAGAGACGATCGTTCGAAACTGA
- a CDS encoding TrkA family potassium uptake protein has product MKRFAVIGLSTFGYYLTKSLFDAGHEVIAIDQDRQRIQSISSSATQAVILNATDKEQLRSLGLESMDSVIISTGTNLSASVLIAFYLKEMGVKHIIAKALDEDHSQILEKLGVNEVIQPERDMAFRLAKSLISGNILDYVPLDDNHNLIQFAAPASFQGKSLKDLDLRARYNINVIAIEELVPYRFILAPTADFILKESDILIVLGASQDIEKFQKVK; this is encoded by the coding sequence GTGAAACGATTTGCCGTGATCGGACTTTCCACCTTCGGGTACTACCTCACCAAGTCCCTCTTTGACGCGGGCCACGAAGTCATCGCCATCGACCAGGACCGCCAGCGGATTCAATCGATCAGCTCTTCCGCCACCCAGGCCGTGATCCTCAATGCCACGGACAAGGAACAGCTCCGTTCCCTGGGCCTTGAGTCCATGGATTCCGTGATCATCTCTACCGGCACCAACCTGAGCGCCAGCGTCCTGATCGCCTTCTACCTCAAGGAGATGGGGGTGAAGCACATCATCGCCAAAGCCCTGGACGAGGACCATAGCCAGATCCTGGAGAAGCTGGGGGTCAACGAGGTCATCCAGCCCGAGCGGGACATGGCTTTCCGGCTCGCCAAGAGCCTCATTTCCGGGAATATCCTGGATTACGTCCCCTTAGACGACAACCATAACCTCATCCAGTTCGCCGCACCGGCTTCCTTCCAGGGAAAGAGCCTGAAGGACCTCGATCTCAGGGCTCGGTACAACATCAACGTCATCGCGATCGAGGAGCTCGTCCCCTACCGCTTCATCCTGGCCCCTACCGCCGACTTTATCCTCAAGGAAAGCGATATCCTGATCGTCCTCGGCGCCTCCCAGGACATCGAGAAGTTCCAGAAGGTGAAGTAA